One Mycolicibacterium fallax genomic window, CGGCACGACGAGCGCCGCGATGTTCCCCGACGGACCCAGCACTTCGACATGTCTACCACGACGACTACTGCCGCCCCCACGATCTTTTGCTCACATCGCCACCGCGCGAGCCTGCGGTGATCGACCATCCACCCAGCGAGTAGTTACATCGTGGACCCGCTGCGAGATCGTCGTTGATCCGGCGCTCACCGGAGGTGAGGTCCGCGGCACCGCGGCGCACTCATCCTCACCCGGACCTTTGGCCCGACCGTCTCAGTGTTCAAACCGCTGACGTTGGCTATGTCTGCCCTGCTGCGAAGTAGTGATACCGCCGGAAGGCGGTAGGCGCGACCGCAATCGGTTTCGTGGGAGTGTCTTCCATCCGGCGGTACATGGTTATCTTGCCGCCGAGTTTCTCGGGGTTTTGGCTGAGGAAACAGAGTCGTTGCAGTTCAGCGTGAGCCGGTATTCAGGTTCAACGATCCGGTAACGATGTCGTGGACGTCGCAACTGTCCAGCCTGCCCCGGAACTACCTCATGATTAGTTCTTAACGACGTTGGACGTGAAACGTTGGTCACCTTGCATTCACTTAGGGGCAGACGGCTGCCGAGTCGGGACGCCACTACTGCCGTGCTGCCTAACTTCGCGATAGCCGCCGCGGCATCGGCATAGGTCTGGCCTACCAAGTCAGGCGCCGCCGCCGCGACCGGGGGCGACAACATTAAACTACTTCCCGCCACGACGACGGCTATCGCCCTCGCGATGGCAATATTCACTTTCACGGTGGGCGCATCCTCCTCGTAGGTGGCATTTCAGCAACGAGTTATGAAAACTGGTGCGGGCCATTTCTTCTCGGCACCCGTCCGTCTCGTCTCAGTCACTGTCTGGGTTCGACCGTGTACTGCGATGTCGGCGTAACGGATGGAGGTCGCGTGAAGACTTGCTTAAGATGCGGTTGAGATGCCTGACATACGTGGCTCCCCTGACGATTTCGTCCGTAGTGAAGCGCTTCGCCCATCAGTTCTTGAACGAATCTTCATTCGATATTGATGGATTCGCGGCGGTTCGAGGGGGACGATAAGACCGTGAGGAAGTCGAGTCGGCGCACGCGAGTCACCAGTGGCGTTGGGATGTTTGGATATCGAGCGCAGTATCGCAGGAGCGGGTTGCCCGGTAACCGACATGTGAGCGGCTCGCTGAGCCAGCGGTGCCCGAACCGGTGTCGGGAACCGGTATCGGTCGCCGCGCGGGAGGGCGAATGATGGGGGACCTGGCGGCGTCGTTCGGCGGTGAGCTGAGCAGACGGAGGTTTCTTGGCGTCAGCGCCGCAGCGGGCCTGGTGTTGGCGGGATGTGCCAGCCGAACCGACGGCACCGTGCCGGATCCGGTGGCGATTGCCGAATCGCGTCGCCCGCACAGTGGCCGTACCGTCAACGCGACACTGAGCGCCCAGCGCACCCGGGCTGACATCGGCGGGGTGATGGCCGAGACGCTGTCCTACAACGACACCGTGCCCGGGCCGCTGCTGAGGGCCAGTGTGGGCGATGAGGTGGCGGTCACCGTGCGTAACCGATTAAACGAGCCGACGTCGGTGCACTGGCACGGCATTGCGCTGCGCAACGATATGGATGGTGCCGCTCCGGCGACCCCCGACATCGACGCCGGGCAGGATTTCACCTACCGGTTCTCGGTGCCCCACCCGGGCACCTATTGGGCGCATCCGCACACCGGCCTGCAAGCGGACACCGGCCTATATCTACCGGTGATCGTCGACGACCCCGCGGAGCCCGGAGACTACGATGCCGAATGGGTTGTGATGCTTGACGACTGGACCGACGGCATCGGATCGAGCCCTCGGCAAATTTATGAAGGGCTGCTCACCATGTCCGGGTCTGCCCACCACATGCCCGGGACCGGTGATATGGACGACATGGCCGCATCCGCGGTTCCCGGGATGGGCGGCACCCGCGGCAGTGAACTGCTCGGTGGCGACGCCGGTGATGTCACCTATCCGTATTACCTGGCGAATGGCCGCATTCCGGGAGCGGCGAGCACATTTCGCGTTAAGCCCGGTCAGCGGGTTCGTATTCGCTTGATCAACGCCGGCTCCGATACCGCGTTTCGGGTGGCGTTGACTGGCCACCGGATGACGGTCACCCATACCGATGGGTTCCCGGTGGCCCCGGCCGAGTTCGATGCGGTGCTGATCGGGATGGGGGAGCGCTATGACGTGGTCGTCACCGCCGGTGATGGGGTCTTCGCCCTTGTCGCGGCCGCGGAAGGCAAGAACTCGGTGGCTCGTGCCCTGCTGGTGACCGGGTCTGGTGCACCTGCTGCAGCGGATTTCCGGCCGGCCGAGTTGTCGGGTCGCGTCGGTACGGTCGCGCAGTTGAGCGCGGCGTCCGCCGTGGCGCTGCCGAACCGCACGGCTGACTTGGCGCTGCCCGCCGACTTGGGTGGGTCAATGAGCCCCTACGCCTGGACGATCAACGGCCGGCCCTTCGCCACCACCGATCCGCTAGCTGTGCAGCAAGGCCAGCGTGTCGCACTGACGTTTAGCAACATGTCGATGATGTGGCATCCGATGCACCTACATGGCCACACTTTCGAAGTCGTGACCCCCGACGGGCGACCCGGGGCCCGCAAGGACACCGTCAATGTGCTTCCCATGCAAAAGCTGACGGTGATCTTTGATGCCGACAATCCAGGGGTGTGGATGCTGCATTGCCATAACACGTATCACCAGGAGGCAGGCATGATGACTAGCCTGAACTACAGCACTTGATCCCTCGACACCGAGCCCCAGCGGCCCACCGGCCAGAGAACTGCCCTGGACATCGTGGATCGCAACGCGGGACTGCCAACGCGCATGTGCCACGCGAGAGCGACACTGCCGGGCCCGGATCCGGCGTTGCGGTTCGCCAGATCGGCCAGCAGCTGGCCACGCTGTCCAAAGCGCCGCGGTGGAGTGTAATTGTTAGCTACCCGCGGGGTCCGGGAGAGACAGTCGGACGATTCAACCGTCGCCGATTACATCGGGGGTCGACTAAGAACCAGTCGATCCGCTCACGTCAATTCGGTGATTCGCGTTACATGCCGCGGGCTGTAACGGTGAGTCACAACTCATCACAAACCGATACACACCGTTGCCGATCCCAAGTTGACCTTGATGCGCGCCAATCGGTCACACTGTGTACGTACGCAAATAGTACTTCAAGCAGGCGCGATGCTCACGCGTGTGTCGCTGGCAGTCGAGGTTCAGGTCAGAATTTGGTGGGACACAGAATGATTGCAGTCGCGACAACATGACATCGAGCACTGCGGCCGGTGGGCACAGGCGTCGGTATCGCGGCCCGGTAACAACACGGCCGCAACTTCGCGCCACAGCTGTGGCGTGGTTGTGCGCTGTTACAGTGGAGAAATTGTGAACTACCACGGCTTGCGCACCACCTCATGGCTGCGCCGACTGGCCGGTTTCGTGCTGGTGTCGTGGGTGCTGGTAGTTGTCGCCACCGAGTGTGGTGTTCCGTGTTTGGATGCACCGGCCCCGACCAGCCCGCACGCTCATGCCTCCTCCCTTGTCCATCAGTTTGCTGATGTCGTTGATCACCCGCACGCCGATGACGGGTCTATGGCGCACGCGCAGCTGAACCTCACCGCCGGAGCGCTGCCCCGCGTCACCACATTGGCTATGGCGCTCGGGCTGGCCTTCGTCGTGGCTTTGGCGCTGGGCGGGTGGGGGACTGCTGTAGGTGTATCGATGCGCGGTCCGCCCCGCCGGGGCCCGTCAGTTCTCTCAGGTCGAGCTATTTTGACTCGTTTTTGCGTCATACGCAGCTG contains:
- a CDS encoding multicopper oxidase family protein, which gives rise to MGDLAASFGGELSRRRFLGVSAAAGLVLAGCASRTDGTVPDPVAIAESRRPHSGRTVNATLSAQRTRADIGGVMAETLSYNDTVPGPLLRASVGDEVAVTVRNRLNEPTSVHWHGIALRNDMDGAAPATPDIDAGQDFTYRFSVPHPGTYWAHPHTGLQADTGLYLPVIVDDPAEPGDYDAEWVVMLDDWTDGIGSSPRQIYEGLLTMSGSAHHMPGTGDMDDMAASAVPGMGGTRGSELLGGDAGDVTYPYYLANGRIPGAASTFRVKPGQRVRIRLINAGSDTAFRVALTGHRMTVTHTDGFPVAPAEFDAVLIGMGERYDVVVTAGDGVFALVAAAEGKNSVARALLVTGSGAPAAADFRPAELSGRVGTVAQLSAASAVALPNRTADLALPADLGGSMSPYAWTINGRPFATTDPLAVQQGQRVALTFSNMSMMWHPMHLHGHTFEVVTPDGRPGARKDTVNVLPMQKLTVIFDADNPGVWMLHCHNTYHQEAGMMTSLNYST
- the lpqS gene encoding putative copper homeostasis (lipo)protein LpqS, coding for MNYHGLRTTSWLRRLAGFVLVSWVLVVVATECGVPCLDAPAPTSPHAHASSLVHQFADVVDHPHADDGSMAHAQLNLTAGALPRVTTLAMALGLAFVVALALGGWGTAVGVSMRGPPRRGPSVLSGRAILTRFCVIRS